The Aspergillus fumigatus Af293 chromosome 5, whole genome shotgun sequence nucleotide sequence TGCACCTTCTCTCTCACGTCGATGATCGTGGGCTCCTTGTTAATGCGGCCTCCGTCTTGTGGCACTTCCTTCGGATGTCTCTTTTTAAACTCCAGGGGCGAGATACGTTCCTCTGGGGAAAGTGTCGCTTCCAGGCCCGCAACACCACAAAAGAAGACATAATCAGTAGACCCGTTCTTGAGCGTCTCTAGAGTCACGCTGGCATCGGCAGAGCACACCGCACAATTCGCACGCCGAGCGCGGAGTCTAATGGTTCGAAACAGAGGCGTCGAGTATGCGGAGAATATAAGCAGAGATGGAGGCGATGCGCTCGGATTCACAGCCGGAGAAGTGATGACCTTGATTGCCTCCAGTGCTTGAAGGACCCCCATCGTGCCTACAACCGGGCCCAGAATCCCGCCGTCAGCACAGCTGACAACGCTGTTCGCCGGTGGCGGTTTCGGAAACACGCATCGATAGCATGGTCCTCCGCTCTTGTCTCCGACCGGCCGAGGAGGGTAGTTCAACACCATGAGCTGTCCTTCCGTCCGTAATGCGGAAGCAGAGACTAGAGGCTTCCCAAGCAGCACTGCTGTATCCGAGATCAAATATCGCGTTGCGGGATTGTCCGTGCAATCAAGAACGATATCGTAATCTTTGAAAATACCCGGAGCTTCTTGAGGCGTGAGGTGTGCTCTATACGGTACGTATGTAGGGTGGGGATTCAGCCTGAGACGCGGGAAGCAACCAGTCAGTGCCTGAACAGATTCGATGGGGATCATCATTGTACTGACTCTCGGAGATATTCGATCGCGCTGTCTACTTTGAACGTTCCAACATTCTTGCTTCTATGCAGAACCTGCCGGTGCAGGTTCGAGTTTTCCACAGTGTCTCCGTCGACCAGGCCCAAGGTGCCCACACCCGCTCCAGCAAGGTACAGCGCTGCAGGACATCCCAGTCCACCTgctccgacgatgaggacCCGTGCGGCGCGAAGTTTTAATTGGCCTGCACAAGTGATCAGAAGCATTAGCAACGTCATAATCACCAAGCCGACGCAGAGGATTGTTGTTTTCCTGG carries:
- the uba4 gene encoding HesA/MoeB/ThiF family protein; the encoded protein is MENLEQTCASLRAQIAATEAQLAGLKRELEIAEQAAEVKAQSTTRTITAEDGKTNETREWPLLSEEYKRYGRQMIVPQLGLQGQLKLRAARVLIVGAGGLGCPAALYLAGAGVGTLGLVDGDTVENSNLHRQVLHRSKNVGTFKVDSAIEYLRELNPHPTYVPYRAHLTPQEAPGIFKDYDIVLDCTDNPATRYLISDTAVLLGKPLVSASALRTEGQLMVLNYPPRPVGDKSGGPCYRCVFPKPPPANSVVSCADGGILGPVVGTMGVLQALEAIKVITSPAVNPSASPPSLLIFSAYSTPLFRTIRLRARRANCAVCSADASVTLETLKNGSTDYVFFCGVAGLEATLSPEERISPLEFKKRHPKEVPQDGGRINKEPTIIDVREKVQFDICSLENSINIPISTILSSASSPTNVDANAQPSLPFWLPRELASADSTDPIYVVCRHGNDSQIAVRRLKELGLDRGGQRYVGDIQGGLRAWREQIDPDWPEY